Proteins encoded together in one Pirellulales bacterium window:
- a CDS encoding CinA family nicotinamide mononucleotide deamidase-related protein: MFAEVIAIGDELTSGQRLDTNSQWLSTRLGELGVEVRYHTTVADDLQANVAVFRAAVDRADVVVTTGGLGPTADDLTREALAEAIGRPLVLDAAALDHIVSLFARRRRPMPEANRVQALFPSGSRVIMNPAGTAPGIDLEVPREGRRACRVFALPGVPAEMFRMWADSVAGAVAAMQDAPCVLYHRRIKCFGVGESDLEKMLPNLIRRGREPRVGITVSAATITLRITATGETLEAARAATDATTATIRDCLGQLVFGEDDDELENAVVRLLAKRSLTVGTVEWGTGGLLAHWLAEAAISAGGKNLFSGGVVATGEAARWNVTQAGSAEESYPAGTHAQPQAIAMPQEHGEIQSMVGRLAVGAKRLLKADYGLATGPLPEYDPAGSIVPEFWYALATPAAVSIRSSPYAGNPDILKTLSAKRALNWLRLELM, encoded by the coding sequence ATGTTTGCGGAAGTTATCGCGATCGGCGACGAACTTACGAGCGGCCAGCGGCTCGACACGAATAGCCAATGGCTCAGCACGCGCTTGGGCGAGCTGGGCGTCGAGGTGCGATATCACACCACCGTGGCCGACGATCTACAAGCAAATGTGGCGGTTTTTCGAGCGGCCGTCGACCGGGCCGACGTCGTCGTGACCACCGGCGGCCTTGGCCCGACGGCGGACGATCTGACACGCGAAGCGCTCGCCGAAGCGATCGGCCGACCGCTGGTGCTCGATGCCGCGGCGCTCGACCATATCGTGTCGCTGTTTGCCCGCCGCCGGCGGCCGATGCCCGAGGCGAATCGCGTGCAGGCGCTATTTCCCAGCGGTAGCCGTGTGATCATGAATCCGGCAGGCACTGCGCCGGGGATCGATTTGGAAGTGCCGCGCGAAGGGCGGCGGGCATGCCGCGTGTTCGCACTGCCGGGCGTGCCGGCCGAGATGTTTCGCATGTGGGCCGACAGCGTGGCCGGGGCGGTCGCGGCGATGCAGGATGCTCCGTGCGTGCTCTATCACAGGCGAATCAAATGCTTCGGCGTCGGCGAGAGCGACTTGGAAAAAATGCTTCCCAACCTGATTCGCCGTGGCCGCGAGCCACGGGTGGGAATCACCGTCAGCGCGGCGACAATCACGCTGCGAATCACGGCCACCGGCGAAACACTCGAGGCCGCCCGGGCCGCGACCGATGCCACCACGGCGACGATCCGAGATTGCTTAGGCCAGCTCGTGTTTGGCGAAGACGATGACGAACTTGAAAACGCGGTTGTTCGTCTTTTGGCGAAAAGGAGCTTAACGGTCGGCACGGTGGAATGGGGCACCGGAGGGTTGTTGGCGCATTGGTTGGCGGAAGCGGCGATTAGCGCTGGTGGCAAGAATTTGTTTTCGGGCGGGGTCGTTGCCACTGGCGAGGCGGCGCGATGGAATGTGACGCAAGCTGGGTCGGCGGAAGAGAGTTATCCGGCGGGAACACACGCGCAGCCGCAAGCGATTGCAATGCCACAAGAACACGGCGAGATTCAAAGCATGGTCGGCCGATTGGCGGTTGGAGCAAAACGGCTGCTCAAGGCCGACTATGGGCTCGCCACCGGACCACTCCCCGAATACGATCCGGCAGGTTCGATTGTGCCGGAGTTTTGGTATGCGCTTGCCACGCCAGCCGCCGTGTCGATTCGATCGTCGCCCTATGCGGGCAACCCCGACATTTTGAAAACACTTTCTGCGAAGCGGGCACTGAATTGGCTTCGGCTGGAACTGATGTAG